The region CTTCCATGCCGTCCCAAGCCAATTGTTCCGGTGTACGTTCGATGCTCTGGCCGGAATCGAACAGGTCGTCGAAATAGTAGCTGAGAAGGTTTGTGCCGCATCCAGTCAAAACCAGGGTGCACAGTCCAAGGGCTGTGGCGCACCGCAGGGCGCCGCTGAAGATCCATCGAGCAGGCAAAACTTTCATGCTAAAGCACTCCATGACATGCTCTGGCGTGGGATTTATCCGTGGTGGGCCAAGGATTCCACGTAACGTCCTGCGCAAAAAGCCGCCGTGGCGCCGTCGCCTACGGCAGTGACGATTTGACGAAGGCTTTTGGATCGCACATCGCCAGCCGCATAAACCCCCGGAACCGATGTGGCCATCTGATTGTCGGTGATGAGAAACCCCAAGGCATCTCGGTGAACGTCTTCAGGGACCCACTGCGTGTTGGGAACAAGTCCCACGAAGACAAACACGCCGGAAACGTTGAGTTCCGAAGAAGCATTGGTGACCGTGTCTTGCAGGACGAGGCCCGTCACCCCTTGAGGACCTCCCTGAATTTCGGTAACGATGCGGTTCCAGTGCACGGTGATTTTGGGGTTGGCCAGGGCTTCTTCCTGAAGGATCTTCACGGCGCGAAGGGTGTTTCGGCGATGAATGATGTGCACGTGGGACGCGAACTTGGTCAGATACACGGCCTCTTCCACCGCCGTATCACCGCCTCCGATAACGGCCACCTCTTCGTTGCGGTAAAACGGGCCATCACAAATGGCACAATAGGACACACCGCGCCCCGTGAATTCCGCTTCGCCTTTGACCTGAAGCTTCCGCGGCGTGCAGCCCGTAGCGATAATCACCGCCTTGGCCTCCATAGGCCCCTCGGGCGTATGCAGCACCTTGATTGTGCCCGAAAGGTCCAACCCCGTCACTTCGACGCTGCGATGTTCCATGCCGAAACGCAGCCCCTGGGCTTTAAACAGCTCGGTCAATTCAAATGTGGTGATGCCTTCGGGAAAACCCGGGTAATTGTCCACTTTTTCGTAGGTAAGAAGCTGGCCACCGAGGCCGATGCGTTCCACCAGGAGCGTCTTATAGCGGGCGCGGGAGGCGTACAATGCCGCCGTAAGCCCGGCCGGCCCTCCACCCACGATCACCATGTCATACGTTGTAGGGCTCGTCATGGGGATTTGGCACGCTTTGATGAAGTGTGTTCATGGACCCGCGAGTGGGCCCATGGCGATTGGCGTTCTGGGAAGGCGAAGGGATTAGGACACCACCTTGTCCACCGCTGCGGTGATTTGGGATTTGGCCACTGCCCCCGTGATCTGCTCGGTCACGGTACCGTTCTTAAAAAGAATCAAGGTCGGGATGGCGCGAATGCCAAAACGGGCAGGCGTGTTGGGATTTTCATCCACATTGCACTTGGCCACCTTGAGTTTTCCCGCGTATTCGGCCGACAATTCTTCGATGACCGGAGCAATGGCGCGGCACGGCCCACACCACGGTGCCCAGAAATCCACAAGAACCGGAATGCTCGATTGCAAGACGTCCTGTTCAAAACTGCTGTCCGTGATTTCTATGATGTTCTTTCCCGCCATGTGATCAAACCTCCCTGGGCATTGTGCTGGGGGCCGATGGGCCCTGACCCGCATGTTTTTTTCCTCTGCCTCACGAAACTCGATGTTGGACTATAAACCAGCCCATTTTTCTTTGTCAACGACTGCGGAAGGAGGTAAGAGCAGACCCACGTTGCCCACCCACCTGTGCGAGCTGTTGTGGGAGTTGGCCCATGAGCAAAGACAAGACCGTTTTTCAATGCCTGGAATGCGGTTACGAAACATCTAAATGGCTGGGCCGATGCCCCGGCTGCCATGCCTGGAACACGCTGCAGGAGGCCGTAAAATCCGCAGGCCTTCGGCGAACAACCGCAGGGAGGTCCCCGTCCGCGCAGCCTGTGCTTCTGTTCGACGTGCCGATCCTTGAAGACATGCGCCTGAAATCGGGCCTGAAAGAATGGGACCGCGTCCTGGGTGGGGGGCTGGTTCCCGGATCCGTCATGTTGCTGGCGGGCGATCCCGGTATCGGCAAATCCACGCTCCTTCTGCAGGCCCTCGGCCACATGGCGCGCCTCGGCCCCGTGCTCTACGTGTCCGGAGAAGAAAGCCTGGCGCAAATCAAACTGCGTGCTCAGCGCCTCGGCCTTGAGCGCACCGAATCCCTATGGGTTCTCGCGGAAACCAGTCTGGACACTCTGGAACCCGTCCTGGTCGACCGGCCTCCCCTGGTTTTGGCCGTGGATTCCATTCAAACCATGCGATTGGACGCTCTGGAAAGCGCTCCGGGGTCCGTGTCCCAGGTGAGAGAATCTGCGGCGTGGCTGCAACGGTTGGCCAAAGAAAAAAACATGGGCGTTTTTCTTGTGGGCCACGTCACCAAGGAGGGCATTGTGGCCGGGCCTCGTGTGTTGGAACACCTGGTGGATGCGGTGTTGTACCTGGAAGGGGACCGCAGCCACTCCTTTCGGTTGCTTCGCACTGTGAAAAACCGGTTCGGATCCACCAACGAAATCGGCGTCTTTGAAATGAAGGAATCGGGCCTGGAACAGGTGCCGAACCCATCACGATTTCTCCTGGCGGAACGCCCTGTGGGAGGATCGGGGTCGGTGGTGGTCTGCGCCATGGAAGGCACCCGCCCCATTCTGGTGGAAGTGCAGGCTCTAGTCTCGTCCAGCGGCTGGACACAGCCACGGCGCACCTTCATGGGCGTGGATGCCAATCGCGTGTCCCTGCTTTTGGCCGTGCTGGAAAAGAAATTGGGCTTTCATTTTCTGCAGCAGGACGTGTTCGTCAATGTGGCTGGTGGCGTCAAGCTCACCGAAACGGCGGCGGACCTGGCCGTGGTCCTGGCCTTGGTGAGCAGTTCCCTGGATGTGCCTTTGCCCGAAGATCTGGTGGCCTGGGGAGAAGTGGGCCTGGCGGGAGAAGTGCGAGGCGTGGGGCATGCGACGCGCCGACTGGCCGAAGCCGTTTCCTTGGGATTTCGCACCATCGTGTGCCCACGGGGAAATCAGGAACAACTGGCGGCCAGCAACCCCCATGTTCAATACCTTGGGGTTCGATCCGTGGAAGAAGCCGTAAACCAGCTCTTCGGCTAAAGCCACGGCCATGGCCGCGCAGGCGCTTCGACCATTGCTATGGGCGGCTGACGGCGACCGCCGGCATTTTCACGAAAAACCCCCGCTCGCTTTTAGACCGGGTTCGATGTCGGCGGAGGGGCTTCCAATGCTCGGCGAATACCACGAGTGAAGGGTTTTCGAATGATGCCCACTTCCGTGATGATCCCCGTGATGTACCGATGAGGCGTCACATCGAAGGCCGGGTTGACAGCGGCCATGCCTCGAGGCGCCACCAGGCGGCCGTAAAAATGGGTCACTTCTTTGGCATCTCTCTCTTCGATGGGGATTTGCGATCCGTTGGGTAGCAGGGGATCGATGGTAGATCGCGGCGCGGCCACGTAAAAGGGCACGCCGTTGGCTTGGGCCAGCACCGCCAGGGCGTAGGTCCCAATCTTGTTGGCCGTGTCGCCGTTGGCGGCGATGCGGTCCGCTCCCACGATCACCAGATCGATCTTTTTTTGCTGCATCAAACTTCCGGCCGCATTGTCCGTGATCAGGGTGCATGGGATTTTTTCCGCCATGAGCTCATAGGCCGTCAGGCGGCTCCCCTGAAGAAAAGGCCGCGTTTCGCAGCAGGTGACGTGAAGGGATGGGTCGGCGGCAAAAGCCGCTCGAATGACTCCCAGTGCGGTGCCGTAGTCGCCGGTGGCGAGTGCGCCCGCGTTACAGTAGGTGAGAATGCGGGCGCCTCGAGGAACGACCTCCATGCCCCACCGGCCGATGGCTTCGTTCGTGCGAACATCTTCTTCCAAAATCGCCTGGGATTTTTCGCGAATGAGCTGCTGCAGCCGGGGCACATCCACTCCGGGATTTTCCACAACCACGGCAAACATGGCATCCACGGCCCAACTCAAATTGTTGCCCGTCGGCCGAGCCGATCGAATGCGCTCACACACGCGGGAAAACTTGCGAACAAAAGTGCGCACATCTGCGGCCATGATGGTGCGAGCGCCCAAGGCCGCCGCCATGGCTCCCGCGATGCCGACGGCCGGAGCACCACGAATGGCCATGGTCTTGATGGCGCGAATGACGTCATCGACCGTGGTGCATCGCAAAACCTTGTGCTTGTGAGGCAGAAGCCTTTGGTCCAGGATCATGACGGCATCGCCGTCCCACCATATGGGGCGAAGTGGCGAAGAAGGCATGGGCACTCTCCTTTTGGCCAGTTAAGAAATTCCTGCAGCATTTCGTCCTTGCACACGCCCGCTCGGGGCGGCGCCGGGAGCCCATCGCAAGCCCGCCGCCTTTTGCTCATCCAAAATTGGTCGCTCCCGCGAAAGCGGAAGTCCACAACATCTTTTCAAAGCAACCGCGTCCTCTCGATCCGATTTCTTCGGGGACGGCCCTCGGGCCGTCCCTTCGAAAGCACGGGACTCGGACTTTATACCGGCCAGCGAGGGCGTCTATCAGTTCAGGCCGACGGACTCGAAAGCTTTTCTTTGAGAAGGCGGTTAACCAGCTGAGGGTTGGCCTTGCCGCGCGTCTTTTGCATGACCTGCCCGATAAAAAATCCCATGAGCTTCTCTTTGCCTTGCCGGTAAGCGTCCACTTCCTTGGGGTTTTCCTGAAGCACTTGGTCGATGATGACCATAAGGACCCCTTCGTCGGTTACCTGCCGCAAGCCCTTGTCTTCAACAATGCGCGACGGTGCCGCGCCGCTTTCGTACATTTCTTTGAAGACCGCTTTGGCGATCTTGCCACTAATGACGTTCTTGTCCACCAGGTCCAGAAGTTCCGCCAAATGGGCGGGCGGCACGGGACATTGGTCAATGTCGCGCTCATCTCGCTTCAGCTCCCGAAGAAGCTCGCTCATGATCCAGTTGCTGACCGTCTTAGGCTGCGGAAAATCCGCCGTGACGGCTTCAAAATAGTCGGCCACATCCTTGGACGCCGTAAGGACCGCCGCATCATAGGCGGGC is a window of Desulfosoma caldarium DNA encoding:
- the mtnA gene encoding S-methyl-5-thioribose-1-phosphate isomerase, with translation MPSSPLRPIWWDGDAVMILDQRLLPHKHKVLRCTTVDDVIRAIKTMAIRGAPAVGIAGAMAAALGARTIMAADVRTFVRKFSRVCERIRSARPTGNNLSWAVDAMFAVVVENPGVDVPRLQQLIREKSQAILEEDVRTNEAIGRWGMEVVPRGARILTYCNAGALATGDYGTALGVIRAAFAADPSLHVTCCETRPFLQGSRLTAYELMAEKIPCTLITDNAAGSLMQQKKIDLVIVGADRIAANGDTANKIGTYALAVLAQANGVPFYVAAPRSTIDPLLPNGSQIPIEERDAKEVTHFYGRLVAPRGMAAVNPAFDVTPHRYITGIITEVGIIRKPFTRGIRRALEAPPPTSNPV
- the trxB gene encoding thioredoxin-disulfide reductase; the encoded protein is MTSPTTYDMVIVGGGPAGLTAALYASRARYKTLLVERIGLGGQLLTYEKVDNYPGFPEGITTFELTELFKAQGLRFGMEHRSVEVTGLDLSGTIKVLHTPEGPMEAKAVIIATGCTPRKLQVKGEAEFTGRGVSYCAICDGPFYRNEEVAVIGGGDTAVEEAVYLTKFASHVHIIHRRNTLRAVKILQEEALANPKITVHWNRIVTEIQGGPQGVTGLVLQDTVTNASSELNVSGVFVFVGLVPNTQWVPEDVHRDALGFLITDNQMATSVPGVYAAGDVRSKSLRQIVTAVGDGATAAFCAGRYVESLAHHG
- the radA gene encoding DNA repair protein RadA; translated protein: MSKDKTVFQCLECGYETSKWLGRCPGCHAWNTLQEAVKSAGLRRTTAGRSPSAQPVLLFDVPILEDMRLKSGLKEWDRVLGGGLVPGSVMLLAGDPGIGKSTLLLQALGHMARLGPVLYVSGEESLAQIKLRAQRLGLERTESLWVLAETSLDTLEPVLVDRPPLVLAVDSIQTMRLDALESAPGSVSQVRESAAWLQRLAKEKNMGVFLVGHVTKEGIVAGPRVLEHLVDAVLYLEGDRSHSFRLLRTVKNRFGSTNEIGVFEMKESGLEQVPNPSRFLLAERPVGGSGSVVVCAMEGTRPILVEVQALVSSSGWTQPRRTFMGVDANRVSLLLAVLEKKLGFHFLQQDVFVNVAGGVKLTETAADLAVVLALVSSSLDVPLPEDLVAWGEVGLAGEVRGVGHATRRLAEAVSLGFRTIVCPRGNQEQLAASNPHVQYLGVRSVEEAVNQLFG
- the trxA gene encoding thioredoxin — protein: MAGKNIIEITDSSFEQDVLQSSIPVLVDFWAPWCGPCRAIAPVIEELSAEYAGKLKVAKCNVDENPNTPARFGIRAIPTLILFKNGTVTEQITGAVAKSQITAAVDKVVS